The following proteins come from a genomic window of Denitromonas sp.:
- a CDS encoding C45 family peptidase, giving the protein MSVPRVLELGGSYREMGRAHGAAFRDDIRRYTDERIALAGSAVWTGHAMDRAAVLALAEACVDEHRAYAPELLDELTGIAEATGLRLAELIVTNGFTDFIDLVYAHGGSGGATEQVEDDCTAFIIPAALSADGQGFFGQTWDMHAGAKPYVVLLHGRPVAAPAFLAFSLTGCIGMIGMNDAGIAIGINNLLGAEGQVGVSWPFVVRKALQQRDIDAALACITGARLMGAHNFQLVDKHGTGINIEAMPGHCHVTRSGAEALVHSNHCLAADTLRRCRPRAPASQASSEARLARAQTLLGAGGLTPQALMALTRDPTICVRATPPTEMETCGAALMQPATGRFWAVQGLPTENAYAAVSL; this is encoded by the coding sequence GTGAGTGTGCCGCGCGTACTTGAGCTGGGCGGTTCGTACCGCGAGATGGGCCGCGCCCATGGCGCCGCTTTCCGCGACGACATCCGCCGCTACACCGACGAACGCATCGCCCTGGCCGGCAGCGCGGTGTGGACCGGCCATGCCATGGACCGCGCTGCGGTGCTCGCGCTGGCCGAGGCCTGTGTCGATGAACACCGCGCCTACGCGCCCGAGCTGCTCGACGAGCTGACCGGTATCGCCGAAGCTACCGGCCTGCGCCTGGCCGAGCTGATCGTCACCAACGGCTTCACCGATTTCATCGACCTGGTCTACGCCCACGGCGGCAGCGGTGGCGCCACCGAGCAGGTCGAGGACGACTGCACCGCCTTCATCATCCCCGCCGCACTCAGCGCCGACGGCCAGGGCTTTTTCGGCCAGACCTGGGACATGCACGCCGGCGCCAAACCCTATGTGGTGCTGCTGCACGGCCGTCCGGTGGCTGCGCCCGCCTTCCTGGCCTTCAGCCTGACCGGCTGCATCGGCATGATCGGCATGAACGACGCCGGCATCGCGATCGGCATCAACAACCTGCTCGGCGCCGAGGGGCAGGTCGGCGTGAGCTGGCCCTTCGTGGTGCGCAAGGCGCTGCAGCAGCGCGACATCGACGCGGCGCTGGCCTGCATCACCGGGGCGCGGCTCATGGGGGCGCACAACTTCCAGCTCGTCGACAAGCACGGCACCGGCATCAACATTGAAGCCATGCCCGGCCATTGCCATGTCACCCGCAGCGGCGCCGAGGCGCTGGTGCACAGCAACCACTGCCTGGCCGCCGACACCCTGCGTCGTTGCCGCCCGCGCGCGCCGGCCTCGCAAGCCTCCAGCGAAGCCCGCCTCGCCCGTGCCCAGACCCTGCTCGGCGCCGGCGGCCTCACGCCGCAGGCGCTGATGGCGCTGACCCGCGACCCCACCATCTGCGTGCGCGCCACCCCGCCGACCGAGATGGAAACCTGCGGTGCCGCCCTCATGCAGCCGGCGACGGGCCGCTTCTGGGCCGTTCAGGGCCTGCCTACCGAGAATGCGTACGCGGCCGTGTCCTTGTAG